In the genome of Streptomyces globosus, one region contains:
- the dxr gene encoding 1-deoxy-D-xylulose-5-phosphate reductoisomerase, which yields MSDSPAPLADPHLLYDAADGRRDIVILGSTGSIGTQAIDLALRNPDRFRVTALSAAGGRTGLLAEQARRLRVTAVAVAREDAVPALKEALSEQYGASEPLPEILAGPDAATEIAASECHTVLNGITGSIGLAPTLAALRAGRTLALANKESLIVGGPLVKELAQPGQIIPVDSEHAALFQALAAGTRADVRKLVVTASGGPFRGRTRAELASVTVEDALAHPTWAMGPVITVNSATLVNKGLEVIEAHLLYDIPFDRIEVVVHPQSYVHSMVEFSDGSTLAQATPPDMRGPIAIGLGWPQRVPDAAPAFDWTKASTWEFFPLDTEAFPAVDLARHVGTLGSTAPAVFNAANEECVDAFLAGRLPFTAIMDTVSAVVDEHGTPDAGTSLTVADVLEAETWARARAREMAAGAAVEARA from the coding sequence CCGGGTCCATCGGTACCCAGGCCATCGACCTCGCCCTGCGCAACCCGGACCGGTTCCGGGTGACCGCGCTGTCGGCCGCCGGCGGGCGCACCGGGCTGCTCGCCGAGCAGGCCCGGCGGCTGCGCGTCACAGCGGTGGCCGTGGCCCGGGAGGACGCCGTACCGGCCCTGAAGGAGGCGCTGAGCGAGCAGTACGGCGCGTCCGAGCCGCTGCCCGAGATCCTCGCCGGGCCGGACGCGGCGACCGAGATCGCCGCCTCTGAGTGCCACACCGTCCTCAACGGCATCACCGGCTCCATCGGCCTCGCGCCGACCCTGGCCGCGCTCCGGGCGGGCCGCACCCTCGCCCTGGCCAACAAGGAGTCGCTGATCGTCGGCGGGCCGCTGGTCAAGGAGCTCGCGCAGCCCGGCCAGATCATCCCCGTCGACTCCGAGCACGCGGCCCTCTTCCAGGCCCTCGCCGCCGGCACCCGGGCCGACGTCCGCAAGCTCGTCGTGACCGCCTCCGGTGGCCCGTTCCGCGGCCGCACCCGCGCCGAACTGGCCTCCGTCACCGTCGAGGACGCCCTCGCGCACCCCACCTGGGCGATGGGCCCGGTCATCACCGTCAACTCGGCGACCCTGGTCAACAAGGGGCTGGAGGTCATCGAGGCGCACCTGCTCTACGACATCCCCTTCGACCGCATCGAGGTCGTCGTCCACCCGCAGTCCTACGTCCACTCGATGGTGGAGTTCTCCGACGGCTCCACCCTCGCCCAGGCCACCCCGCCGGACATGCGCGGCCCCATCGCGATCGGCCTCGGCTGGCCGCAGCGCGTCCCCGACGCCGCCCCCGCCTTCGACTGGACCAAGGCTTCCACCTGGGAGTTCTTCCCGCTCGACACCGAGGCGTTCCCCGCCGTGGACCTCGCCCGGCACGTGGGCACCCTCGGCTCCACCGCACCCGCCGTCTTCAATGCGGCGAACGAGGAGTGCGTGGACGCCTTCCTGGCCGGTCGGCTGCCGTTCACCGCAATCATGGATACGGTCTCTGCCGTGGTCGATGAGCACGGGACGCCGGACGCGGGAACTTCCCTCACCGTCGCGGACGTCCTTGAAGCGGAGACCTGGGCCAGGGCCCGGGCACGGGAGATGGCGGCCGGAGCCGCCGTGGAGGCGCGCGCATGA
- a CDS encoding M50 family metallopeptidase has product MTALMTVLGILVFVVGLLVSIAWHELGHLSTAKLFGIRVPQYMVGFGPTIWSRHKGETEYGIKAIPMGGYIRMIGMFPPGEDGRISSRSTSPVRSMIEDARSAAYEELQPGDETRLFYTRKPWKRVIVMFAGPFMNLVLAIAVFFGVWMTFGINRTTTEVASVSPCVIQQSERRDVCKEGDPVAPAKAAGLLPEDRIVAFNGRAVSDWSVLQQRIRETIGPATVTVERGGQRLALPVTLIENKVAKTDGHGGYVKGQYVTAGWLGFSPKNETAALGFGESVEHMGQEVARSVDGLLALPGKIPALWNAAFDGGEREADSPMGIVGAARISGEIATLDIPAEQRLVFFLGLVGYFNLSLFLFNMLPLLPLDGGHIAGALWESLRRNTARLFRRPDPGPFDVAKLMPAAYVVAGVFVCFTLLVLVADVVNPIRIT; this is encoded by the coding sequence ATGACAGCACTCATGACGGTGCTCGGCATACTGGTCTTCGTGGTCGGGCTGCTCGTCTCCATCGCCTGGCACGAGCTCGGCCACCTCTCCACGGCCAAGCTCTTCGGCATCCGCGTGCCCCAGTACATGGTCGGCTTCGGGCCGACCATCTGGTCCCGGCACAAGGGCGAGACGGAGTACGGCATCAAGGCCATCCCGATGGGCGGCTACATCCGCATGATCGGGATGTTCCCGCCCGGGGAGGACGGCAGGATCAGCTCCCGCTCGACCTCGCCCGTCCGCTCGATGATCGAGGACGCCCGCTCCGCCGCCTACGAGGAGCTCCAGCCGGGCGACGAGACGCGGCTCTTCTACACGCGCAAGCCGTGGAAGCGCGTGATCGTCATGTTCGCCGGCCCGTTCATGAACCTGGTGCTCGCGATCGCGGTCTTCTTCGGCGTCTGGATGACCTTCGGGATCAACCGCACCACCACCGAGGTCGCCTCCGTCTCGCCCTGCGTCATCCAGCAGAGCGAGAGGCGGGACGTCTGCAAGGAGGGCGACCCGGTCGCCCCCGCGAAGGCCGCCGGCCTGCTCCCCGAGGACCGGATCGTCGCCTTCAACGGCCGCGCCGTCTCCGACTGGTCGGTGCTGCAGCAGCGCATCCGCGAGACCATCGGCCCCGCCACCGTCACCGTCGAGCGGGGCGGGCAGCGCCTGGCGCTGCCCGTCACCCTCATCGAGAACAAGGTCGCCAAGACCGACGGCCACGGCGGCTACGTCAAGGGCCAGTACGTCACCGCGGGCTGGCTCGGCTTCAGCCCGAAGAACGAGACCGCGGCCCTCGGATTCGGCGAGTCCGTCGAGCACATGGGCCAGGAGGTCGCCCGCAGCGTCGACGGCCTGCTCGCCCTGCCCGGCAAGATCCCGGCCCTGTGGAACGCCGCCTTCGACGGCGGCGAGCGCGAGGCCGACTCCCCGATGGGCATCGTCGGCGCCGCCCGCATCAGCGGCGAGATCGCCACCCTCGACATCCCCGCCGAGCAGCGGCTGGTCTTCTTCCTCGGCCTCGTCGGCTACTTCAACCTCTCGCTCTTCCTGTTCAACATGCTCCCGCTGCTCCCGCTGGACGGCGGGCACATCGCCGGCGCCCTGTGGGAGTCCCTCCGGCGGAACACGGCCCGCCTCTTCCGCCGCCCCGACCCCGGCCCGTTCGACGTGGCGAAGCTGATGCCCGCCGCGTACGTCGTCGCCGGCGTCTTCGTCTGCTTCACGCTGCTGGTGCTCGTCGCCGACGTCGTGAACCCCATCCGCATCACCTGA